The Gossypium arboreum isolate Shixiya-1 chromosome 6, ASM2569848v2, whole genome shotgun sequence DNA window TGATCCAAAAATATCAATTCCCAGCTATATGACTTCTCTATGTTCAGTTTATTTTTGAAACAATAGCAACATAACATTGTAATCTAATGTTGAAACCTTTGGTCTCTGGAAAAAAAAGTATGTTGATATAATCAAAGATTTGAACAGAACAGAGAGAGTAGAACATAACTAGTCTTTTTTTGGTAGGCATATTTCATCACTCAAAAAAGAGTTACAGCAATCCAGTTCCAAAAATATGCATCCTTATGGTAGAACCCGAAGCTTATCTCGATTAATTAATGCATCCACTCTTCAGAGTTAACTTAATATCCAGGATTTGAACCTCAACCTCTGTAATCTCTTTCTTTTATTCTCAAACGTCCTTTTCTGTACGGAAAAAAATTACTGCTTGAGGAACCTGTCCATCCAATCACTTGCTTCTTTCACCATTAATGACGTCATTTCATGGCCTATTCCTGGTTGTACAATGAGCTGCATATTAAGAAAACATAACATATGAAATACTAACTCATACTGGTTACCTAAAATCCATCAAAGCCATTAAAGAAACCGAAGTAAGTACTCTTAAGAGTAATTGCCACCTAAAACCCATCCATACCTTAACGTTGTTAGAAGAATGAGCCTTTGTGGGAGTTTTTATACCATCAAGGGGACAACGTGGATCGTCAGCACCTAATCAATGGCAACACCAGAATGTACTTGTAACTTAAACAAACTTCTTTCAAGCAATGTAATACATACATAACCAAGGAGGCAAATTCTGACACCCCTCGAATGTCTAGTACCGTTTAATAAGAGCAGAGGTCGTGGTGCAATGGCCGGAATTGAGTAAGGTGAATCAAAAATGGAAGCTAGACCAGGAGCAATCCTATCCCAGACCTATTCAGAAGAACAATAGATGTAATCCAATGTCAGATGATAGCATAAAACAAGCAACTTAAATCAGGGTTAAAACTATCAAATATAATGAATTTATTAACTCACCTTCTTAACAACTTCTTTATCAATTGCACTCTTACCTAGATCAATCCTTGCCTCTGAAAACAACAAAATTATTAAAGAGAATCAATGACACAAGTGCTGAAGCAGCTCCCTATTGAAATTGATAGGTCATGCCACTCATAATCCGAGGAGCTCACTATTTAACGTGACCAaatataatcacaaccaaaataacaATGCAATCTTGTAATCAACTATGTTACAATGAATTAGAAGCAAACCTATCGTAACTTGTATGAACATTACCTTCAAAAACAGCCTTTATACTGTCAACACGAGCCTGCCATTTATAATTGTCTATAGCCCACCTAAATCCCTACACATAAAACATAAAACCTctgcttttgtttttttttcttttgatattttatgctttcaagaattaaaaaaaaaatttacctgaACACCAATTATTGGAGCAGCAACTGCATAGCGAGTGTCAACAAAGGCAGCAAACCAAGCATGCATTCCTGCAGTTCATGATGCTCACTTAAACTCTACATGCTATATGTCATAAGCATACATGTATATTTCCATTTATATTTACAAGTAGGTGATCCATTTGAGCTCAGCCCCTGAACGGATTCCATATCTCAATCATCTCAAAAATCACACTTAACTAACCTCCGAGTGATTCACCGGTGATTCCAATTCTCTTAGGGTCTATATCCTTTCTTTGAGTTAAATAATCTGCTAGTTTTATCAAATCCCACACCTGATAATGAAAACTTTAGATGAAACAGAACACTTTGGAAATTTAACCATGATAAGCCCTATTAAGTTCTAAATCTCCCCCACCTTTAAGTCTTACTTTTTTCGAACAATAGGAGCTAAAAGGCAGAAACAATGACTTGCAATCAACCAAAGAAAACGGAGGAATTACCGTATCAAATAAAAATGGCATTGTATCTCCTTTAATCCATGATGAGACTAGAGCCTGTACTTACAAATAACAGTATGTTATTAGGAtcatttattgaaagaaaatatagaAAGAAATCATATCCTAGATTGGTCCAAATTATTACTTAACCAAAACCATATTCAGCTACACACATGAATACATGTACAAATGTTCTACACCTGAGAGAAAACTACTCTCCTCAAAGGCAATCAATTATGTAATGACTTACGTTAAAAGAAAAAACTTTTGTCGAACATCATTTTTACCATGATTGCTATGAGAATAGAAGTCATCCACGCTATGATGACAAGTTTCCTTTGTCAACTAATGAAGTGAAACTCATTTTAACACAGTTTAAACTAGAGGAAGATCAGATATAGAATACACACATCTCGATAGGTAGTGAGATTGTGTGCACGTTCACCATGGTACCGAGAATCGATAGCGATGCTTATGTATTCCCTTGAAGCATATGCCTGGAACAAAACAGAGGAAAACAAAAGGGAACAAAAATGATTGAACTCATCTTAGTGAATAACAACTAATAAGTAAGGGCAGAGATATATAGCTACCTCAAGCAATGGCCGCACCCACTCTTTGTTCTTATTGGTACTATGCAGAAAAACAACAGCGGGCCTTCTCTTCTGTTTGCTGTCTTTCAAGCTTAGGATTAACACTGGCAACCTTCCTTGCTCTCCAGCCTATAAGCCTATAAGCAATAGCCATAAAGTAATTAAGCTTTTCTTCACATGCCATTTCAGGTATGTTTATTATGTGAATTACCATTAATATAACAAgcttttgaaattttgaatatgtAGTTTACTAATTCTGACATGTTAAAACTAGCTTATTTTATAAATCTGATTACTTGAATGCTTCGGTTTAACCCAATAGATTATTTCAGcaactaaaatagaaaaataaatacatgAAAATCCCAATTACCTCAGTGTGCAAATAGAAGTTTTCCTCTCTAAGTCGTTGCTTAAGATTTTTAATATCAGCCTTTGGACAAGATTCCATTGCCTGGTGAAAACCTTTCAACCAAAACATTTAGCTAATAAAAGCTCACTAAATCAAACATTTGGTATCACCAAACTGCTCAAAACAAACCCATttctggaaaaaaaaattaaaaaagggaCAGAAATAGACCTCGCTGAAGGTAGGTGTAGGAACTTGTTGAAACAAAGGATGGCGCGCAGGTTTTGAAGGTTCCACAGTCAAAGGAACTAAGAAtgtacaaaaaaagaaaaaaaagaaaaagaaaaatgtggTTTAAGTACATGGTaagttgaatcattgaaatggTAGTAAAATTCAGAGTGGGGTTAAGGTTTTGACCTTGAGGAGATCGTCTGGTACGAAGAAGATGAAGGAACTGAGAACGAATCTTGTCAGCACCATTAATAGCAGGAGCACTATGTTGTATTCCCAGTGCTCCTCCATGGCCCAACCAGAAGAAGAAGACGAAGAAACAGATGAGTGGGGAAATTGAAGAAGAAGAGATGATGTTTGTCATGTTTTTAGAAGGGAAATGGGTTCTAAAAGTGGAAAAGTTTGTTGGGTATTTAAGTTTGGATGATGCTAAAGACTTGTAATGTATGCAAACTGCAATGAAGCTATGCTGTGACTGCTAGCAAATGGTAAAACCTGAATCACTCAATTGTGGAGACTCGGAAGATTCTTGACTGATTTTTCCATTAATTGCGTGATGAATATGGTGCATATTTGGTGTTTTTCATTTGGTATttagaactttttttttttttttgaatgatgaATATAGAGCATATTTGGTATTTCATACCCTATAGAAATTTTTAATTCCATGGATTGAGAtctttaaattgtatttaaaagaataaaaaaaatacaacatatgaaaaaaaaaatcttaattcCACTTGTGAAGTTAAAAATTTTAGTCTC harbors:
- the LOC108484131 gene encoding uncharacterized protein LOC108484131, with the protein product MTNIISSSSISPLICFFVFFFWLGHGGALGIQHSAPAINGADKIRSQFLHLLRTRRSPQVPLTVEPSKPARHPLFQQVPTPTFSEAMESCPKADIKNLKQRLREENFYLHTEAGEQGRLPVLILSLKDSKQKRRPAVVFLHSTNKNKEWVRPLLEAYASREYISIAIDSRYHGERAHNLTTYRDALVSSWIKGDTMPFLFDTVWDLIKLADYLTQRKDIDPKRIGITGESLGGMHAWFAAFVDTRYAVAAPIIGVQGFRWAIDNYKWQARVDSIKAVFEEARIDLGKSAIDKEVVKKVWDRIAPGLASIFDSPYSIPAIAPRPLLLLNGADDPRCPLDGIKTPTKAHSSNNVKLIVQPGIGHEMTSLMVKEASDWMDRFLKQ